In a genomic window of Methanosarcina horonobensis HB-1 = JCM 15518:
- a CDS encoding plasmid pRiA4b ORF-3 family protein: MKNTFKNIYQLKLSMKGIVPQIWRRIQVPENYTFLDLHYAIQAAMNWEDYHLHEFEMLNLKTGKLDRIGTKSDDYEDFYDESLVPEKKTKISNYFTLENKEALYRYDFGDNWQVKVRLEKILPRKEEVEYPVCTAGKRAAVPEDIGGIWGYENMLEILKDPEHEEYEDTIEWLGEDFDPEYFDPKDVSF; this comes from the coding sequence ATGAAAAATACCTTTAAAAATATATATCAGTTAAAGCTTTCCATGAAGGGTATTGTCCCTCAGATCTGGCGGCGGATCCAGGTACCGGAAAATTATACCTTCTTGGACCTTCATTATGCTATCCAGGCTGCGATGAACTGGGAGGATTACCATCTGCATGAATTCGAAATGCTGAACCTGAAGACCGGGAAACTTGACAGGATAGGGACAAAAAGCGACGATTATGAAGATTTCTATGATGAGTCACTCGTGCCTGAGAAGAAAACTAAAATCTCTAACTACTTCACGCTGGAAAATAAGGAAGCTCTATACAGATACGATTTCGGAGACAACTGGCAGGTAAAAGTCCGGCTTGAAAAAATCCTTCCGAGAAAAGAAGAGGTGGAGTATCCTGTCTGTACTGCAGGAAAAAGAGCAGCCGTCCCTGAAGACATCGGCGGGATATGGGGCTATGAAAATATGCTGGAGATCCTGAAAGATCCGGAACATGAGGAATACGAAGACACAATAGAATGGCTGGGGGAAGACTTTGACCCCGAATATTTTGACCCTAAAGACGTTTCGTTCTAA
- a CDS encoding DUF3024 domain-containing protein, translated as MRFNYIVDVYTKWYRSSFYFCATYACPGPQAISSSFETKFARMEYAGDGLFNLSYMRHTGKWFEIFKGLSIDECLETIRDFPPLHAIKKSI; from the coding sequence ATGCGTTTTAACTATATAGTGGACGTTTATACGAAGTGGTACCGCAGCTCCTTTTATTTCTGTGCGACATACGCATGCCCAGGCCCGCAGGCTATATCTTCATCTTTTGAAACAAAGTTTGCACGCATGGAATATGCTGGAGATGGCCTTTTCAATCTTTCATATATGAGGCACACAGGGAAGTGGTTTGAAATTTTTAAAGGCCTATCCATAGATGAATGTTTAGAAACTATTAGGGATTTTCCCCCACTTCATGCCATAAAAAAATCCATTTAA
- a CDS encoding peptidoglycan DD-metalloendopeptidase family protein: MITTCLAGLSLAAGSLDFDPLHQLPAESGKISYFSSMDHGSCEGAAWGEFLGPDCGNDDATKYWYVAMRWPYAGLQGAELYKVKDWWHNKKILVTNPENGKQVVLEVKDWGPNIITGRVIDVSKTAIDALGANTDDIVNIEFADQNAELGVYSGGSGPSTLENSEDKGGVETEVFQWPADMKTCSASLIYSTLRNGGYHSGIDISGSGEQKILAAASGKVVNIIENDVGCASNCEGPAKGCKDHGFGNTVIIEHQLTNGKKIYSMYAHLASIESGIEEGSYVMGGITKIGIMGATGYGQDDYWIKCIKNTNPHLHFEIKDSNTLTNPKNPSETAETVYGYAAGNPDDYGYHNPEKYINNDEILVVKSYGPDSESTYKGKTSAQWEFNIPGNLEGWEPHNMEGAQYSVEGGRLFIDPAGSDPWIETNGLYIDASTAKFINLKMSSNCPDNVGAVYFTTTESPAYGDDKKVEFTTSTGPDWYEYSISMAENPLWKGTVTGFRIDPANNGIAGTNEDTVGFEYIRVE; encoded by the coding sequence ATGATAACGACTTGTCTTGCAGGTCTTTCTTTAGCAGCAGGCTCACTTGATTTTGATCCTCTCCACCAGCTCCCGGCTGAAAGCGGGAAAATTTCGTACTTCAGCTCGATGGATCACGGAAGCTGTGAAGGAGCTGCCTGGGGAGAATTTCTTGGTCCCGACTGTGGAAATGATGATGCAACAAAGTACTGGTATGTGGCAATGCGCTGGCCCTATGCAGGCTTACAGGGAGCTGAGCTGTATAAGGTAAAAGACTGGTGGCACAACAAAAAGATACTCGTCACCAACCCGGAAAATGGCAAACAGGTGGTCCTTGAAGTTAAAGACTGGGGTCCGAACATAATTACCGGCAGGGTGATAGACGTCTCGAAAACCGCAATTGATGCTCTTGGTGCAAACACGGATGACATTGTAAATATCGAGTTTGCAGACCAGAATGCAGAGCTTGGAGTGTATTCCGGCGGATCAGGTCCTTCAACCCTTGAGAATTCTGAGGATAAAGGTGGGGTCGAAACAGAAGTGTTTCAATGGCCTGCGGATATGAAAACTTGCTCCGCTTCGTTAATTTACAGTACATTAAGAAATGGTGGATATCATTCAGGAATAGATATCTCAGGATCTGGGGAACAGAAAATCCTTGCAGCAGCAAGCGGTAAAGTGGTCAATATCATTGAAAACGATGTGGGTTGTGCTTCTAACTGTGAAGGGCCAGCGAAGGGGTGCAAAGACCATGGTTTTGGAAACACAGTTATAATTGAACATCAGCTGACAAATGGAAAAAAGATCTACTCAATGTATGCTCATCTTGCTTCCATAGAATCTGGTATTGAAGAAGGGAGCTATGTAATGGGTGGAATCACAAAAATTGGAATTATGGGAGCTACAGGATACGGTCAGGATGATTACTGGATAAAATGCATAAAAAATACTAATCCTCACCTTCATTTCGAAATAAAAGACTCAAATACTCTTACAAACCCCAAAAACCCATCTGAAACTGCAGAAACTGTTTATGGATATGCAGCTGGAAACCCCGACGACTATGGTTATCATAACCCGGAAAAATACATCAACAACGATGAAATCCTGGTTGTCAAAAGCTATGGTCCCGATTCGGAATCCACGTACAAAGGCAAGACTTCCGCCCAATGGGAATTCAACATTCCCGGCAACCTCGAAGGCTGGGAACCCCACAATATGGAAGGAGCCCAATATTCCGTAGAAGGAGGAAGACTTTTCATCGACCCGGCAGGGTCTGATCCCTGGATTGAAACAAATGGTCTTTACATAGATGCATCAACTGCAAAATTTATAAACCTGAAGATGTCAAGCAACTGTCCTGATAACGTCGGTGCAGTTTACTTCACAACAACAGAATCACCTGCTTATGGAGACGACAAAAAAGTAGAATTTACGACATCAACAGGGCCGGATTGGTATGAATATTCTATTTCAATGGCTGAGAATCCCCTCTGGAAGGGTACAGTTACAGGGTTTAGAATAGACCCCGCAAATAATGGGATTGCAGGTACGAATGAGGATACGGTCGGTTTTGAGTACATAAGGGTGGAATAG
- the crn3 gene encoding CRISPR-associated ring nuclease Crn3/Csx3 yields MKDIKLSESREIMSKVNFNTVEKDDYTLVLFEIPDVLAPEDLSTIAPPEINGAKGVVLSGRGPIWLYCFLTHFYHPTKFVATYDPRLEGAVIVERHVAEYKVGSILRL; encoded by the coding sequence GTGAAAGATATTAAATTAAGTGAAAGTAGGGAAATTATGAGCAAAGTAAATTTCAACACAGTAGAAAAAGATGACTATACTCTCGTCTTATTTGAAATACCCGACGTTCTCGCTCCAGAAGACCTATCAACAATCGCTCCCCCAGAAATCAACGGAGCAAAAGGAGTAGTCCTTAGCGGAAGAGGCCCCATATGGCTCTACTGTTTCCTGACCCACTTTTACCATCCAACAAAATTCGTGGCCACATATGACCCGAGGTTGGAAGGGGCTGTTATTGTGGAAAGACATGTGGCTGAGTATAAAGTTGGTTCTATTTTGAGACTGTAA
- a CDS encoding CRISPR-associated endonuclease Cas6 → MILKILEMTFRSTEDLQRSLFSMRGFFASKFNDLIELHNHNTDQFVYSYPLVQFKFIGEDPLLIGISEGTDILKEIFDKFDTININGKDYEIVERTMKLKKEEFGLCSKIYFYEFLHPWFALSQKNYEKFKLTENNEEKVELLRNILKGNLLSMSKSLGYSVPDQIKCDIDLLPTKSRYKDTVITSFDGGFMANFCIPDHLGIGKSVSKGFGTVRKIRSDEIFQG, encoded by the coding sequence ATGATCCTGAAAATCCTTGAAATGACCTTCAGATCAACTGAAGACTTACAAAGAAGTTTATTTTCGATGCGAGGCTTCTTCGCATCAAAATTTAATGATCTAATTGAGCTGCATAACCATAATACTGACCAGTTTGTTTACAGCTATCCTCTTGTTCAGTTTAAATTTATTGGAGAAGACCCTCTCCTGATCGGGATCAGTGAAGGGACTGATATACTAAAAGAAATTTTTGATAAGTTTGATACAATCAATATAAACGGCAAGGACTACGAAATCGTCGAAAGGACGATGAAGCTCAAGAAAGAAGAGTTCGGGCTCTGCAGCAAGATCTACTTTTACGAATTCTTGCATCCCTGGTTTGCCCTCAGTCAGAAAAACTACGAGAAATTCAAACTTACCGAGAATAATGAAGAAAAAGTGGAGCTTTTACGAAATATTCTGAAAGGAAACCTGCTCTCGATGTCAAAATCTCTTGGTTATTCTGTTCCTGACCAGATAAAATGCGATATTGACCTTCTCCCTACAAAGTCGAGATACAAAGATACTGTTATAACCTCATTTGATGGTGGTTTCATGGCCAATTTTTGCATACCTGACCATCTAGGGATAGGTAAATCTGTTTCCAAAGGTTTCGGAACAGTTCGAAAGATTCGTAGTGATGAAATTTTTCAGGGCTGA
- a CDS encoding TIGR03986 family type III CRISPR-associated RAMP protein produces MASKVGTCNNINLRSQNQDLSFHEQKIENVGFSENDPLNDVSRAPYNFVPLNGKLVLADSLPSKGIHGSYMESRCTGYIECELETLTPTYIRGSLTEEEAREQKLAKDKSDFFSPAKQVRIPGSSLRGMVRNLLEVASWGKFGFFEEKNLYFRAFAGSSKSLREEYSNQMKPIDEISGNSIYKMSAGYLVKEGFDYFICPAKIDLQGKQFKSIEIEESENKIRNLGEERRYFHFYEIQDGVHIVVSGKMDNKKHDWIINEINGDTESRVKIPEEDILNYKLDENRGKFVPDLLKLCDEKSEVPCFYVEWVDNEKKERVSFGHTALFRLSYKKSIGEHIPVNNTKYKNKLDFANALFGTTFEEGRNLDKSSLAGRVFFEDALLLNPTENPVMRETIPQIMLGPKPTSIQLYLEQKENNKDNLENYNDNVRIRGNKFYWHKSGKNWEQNRDSIAKNKNILTKIKPVKPNTKFKFKIRYENLTENELGALLFVLKLPDGCAHKIGMGKPLGLGSVKITLKLYSSKRSKRYSTLFVSNSWNLAETEQRSDAIEDIISIFENHILTKILTEEKGIGDSLWNTPRLKQLRILLDVENGKKLEKSKKTTYMGIKEFKERKVLPIPENV; encoded by the coding sequence ATGGCGAGCAAAGTAGGGACATGCAATAATATTAATTTAAGATCTCAAAACCAAGATCTCAGTTTTCACGAACAAAAAATAGAGAATGTAGGATTTTCTGAAAACGACCCTTTGAACGATGTTTCAAGGGCGCCATATAATTTTGTTCCATTAAATGGTAAACTGGTTCTGGCGGATAGTTTGCCAAGCAAAGGTATACATGGAAGTTATATGGAGAGTAGGTGCACAGGATATATTGAATGCGAACTCGAAACTCTAACACCTACTTATATAAGAGGAAGTTTGACTGAAGAAGAAGCAAGAGAGCAAAAGCTAGCAAAAGATAAGTCAGACTTCTTTTCTCCAGCTAAACAAGTTCGCATCCCTGGCAGCAGTCTTCGTGGAATGGTGCGTAATCTTTTGGAAGTCGCTAGTTGGGGGAAATTTGGCTTTTTTGAAGAAAAGAACCTTTACTTCAGGGCTTTTGCAGGCAGTAGCAAAAGTTTGCGAGAAGAATACAGTAATCAGATGAAACCGATAGATGAAATTTCAGGGAACTCAATATATAAAATGTCCGCTGGATACCTCGTGAAAGAAGGATTCGACTATTTCATATGCCCGGCTAAAATAGACTTGCAAGGAAAACAGTTTAAAAGTATTGAAATAGAAGAATCTGAAAATAAAATTAGAAACTTAGGAGAAGAAAGACGCTATTTTCATTTTTATGAAATCCAAGATGGTGTTCACATTGTCGTTTCGGGAAAAATGGATAACAAGAAACATGATTGGATCATAAACGAAATAAATGGGGATACTGAAAGTCGAGTTAAAATTCCAGAAGAAGATATCTTAAATTATAAATTGGATGAAAACAGAGGAAAGTTTGTCCCGGATCTTTTGAAATTATGTGATGAAAAAAGTGAAGTCCCATGTTTTTATGTTGAATGGGTAGACAACGAAAAAAAAGAGAGAGTTTCTTTTGGACATACTGCACTCTTCCGACTATCATATAAAAAATCTATTGGAGAGCATATACCAGTAAACAACACAAAATATAAAAATAAACTCGATTTTGCGAATGCTTTATTTGGAACAACTTTTGAGGAAGGAAGAAATCTCGATAAAAGTTCTTTGGCTGGTAGAGTATTTTTCGAAGATGCTCTTTTGTTAAATCCTACTGAAAATCCAGTTATGAGAGAGACAATCCCCCAAATAATGTTAGGTCCAAAACCAACGTCTATCCAACTTTATCTGGAACAGAAAGAAAATAATAAAGACAACTTGGAAAACTACAACGACAACGTTAGAATAAGAGGCAATAAATTCTATTGGCACAAATCTGGAAAAAATTGGGAACAAAATCGTGACTCTATTGCAAAAAACAAAAATATATTAACGAAAATAAAACCTGTGAAACCCAATACTAAATTTAAGTTCAAAATACGCTATGAAAATCTTACTGAAAATGAACTGGGAGCATTGCTTTTTGTATTGAAGCTTCCAGATGGATGCGCTCACAAAATTGGAATGGGTAAGCCTTTAGGATTAGGGAGTGTTAAGATAACTCTTAAACTTTACAGTTCAAAGAGATCTAAAAGATACTCAACTCTTTTTGTTAGTAATTCATGGAATTTGGCAGAAACTGAGCAAAGGAGCGATGCAATAGAGGATATCATTTCGATCTTTGAGAATCATATATTGACTAAGATTCTGACTGAAGAGAAAGGCATTGGTGATTCACTCTGGAATACTCCCCGTCTTAAACAGCTTCGAATATTACTTGATGTAGAAAATGGTAAAAAACTTGAGAAAAGTAAGAAAACAACCTACATGGGCATTAAAGAGTTCAAAGAAAGAAAAGTGCTACCAATTCCAGAAAACGTATGA
- the csx19 gene encoding type III-D CRISPR-associated protein Csx19 codes for MKVKALELNLREKKSCTETCKQYSLSDFSSLEALACDKFGETGFCVFYLDNKVLFGRYDGTSFLFYRKDLPKPEFIQKMRLFNQDKELLLWRKRWNGYSGDFAFRLRVDEVGDNTDVVDAMQVLWGTKANSLDENFTELTEKRGMKIIVPLIGIEVDDGENRLFILTRNYITYKTDGSKTNEFQNDNSSYMQASYFDSRFVSFINKHGKLLGW; via the coding sequence ATGAAAGTAAAGGCACTTGAACTTAACTTGAGAGAAAAGAAATCCTGCACCGAGACCTGTAAACAATATAGCCTATCAGATTTCTCTTCTCTCGAAGCCCTTGCATGTGATAAGTTTGGAGAGACGGGATTTTGCGTTTTTTATCTTGACAATAAAGTTCTGTTCGGTAGATACGATGGTACTAGTTTCCTTTTTTATAGGAAAGATCTTCCGAAACCTGAGTTTATACAGAAAATGAGATTATTTAATCAGGATAAGGAACTCCTGCTGTGGAGAAAACGATGGAATGGTTACTCTGGTGATTTTGCCTTTAGGTTGAGAGTAGACGAAGTAGGCGATAATACTGATGTTGTTGATGCGATGCAGGTCTTATGGGGAACAAAAGCAAATAGCCTTGACGAAAACTTCACAGAGCTTACTGAAAAAAGGGGAATGAAGATTATTGTTCCATTAATAGGAATTGAAGTGGACGATGGCGAAAACAGACTGTTTATTCTGACCCGCAATTACATAACTTACAAAACCGACGGATCTAAAACTAATGAGTTCCAAAATGATAATTCCTCCTACATGCAGGCCAGTTATTTTGATTCTAGGTTTGTTTCGTTCATAAACAAACATGGTAAATTATTGGGATGGTGA
- a CDS encoding RAMP superfamily CRISPR-associated protein — translation MGLTEESVVGKTIVKGKLKLLSPLLLGSGNDDLADIEVMKDSKGNPFIPGTSLAGALRHYFEDNFQDQLYYDSECFWGIHRKKTGNGKKEESYLSALICDDRNCPYRRLCIYCKESFQSAFICYDLFPKDASVRIRDGVKIDPRSQTAEKSGKYDFELIEENAEFDLFWELTLRGNNSKEKYQKILATLIDVLKNGKLSIGAKTNSGFGRCELQDIHVIHLDFNNKNDVLEWLKQEWQKSDYQGEGSEWKMEPYLIENRTFSIDAKFAIKNSIIIRAYSEKANMPDSTSLTSAGKYVLPGTSLKGAIRHRALKILKTLNPKENTAEDKIDCLFGIAGKNLKCGDKRDCDESKAEIKSRVQVEETKITNVEPELQTRIKIDRFTGGTVKSALFESMPLWSKGNDEALNVKIKIEKYEPWEAGLMMQVLKDLWCGDLAIGGEKNVGRGVLQGLSAAIKWEDKELSIEEKEGNLIFSDKDAVEELNRFAVSVKQELEA, via the coding sequence ATGGGCCTAACCGAGGAATCTGTGGTTGGAAAAACCATTGTAAAAGGGAAGCTTAAACTCCTGTCCCCATTGCTTCTTGGAAGCGGAAATGATGATCTGGCTGACATAGAAGTAATGAAGGACTCAAAAGGAAATCCGTTTATTCCCGGAACTTCTCTTGCAGGTGCATTGAGGCATTATTTTGAAGACAATTTCCAGGATCAATTATATTATGATTCAGAATGCTTCTGGGGGATTCACCGTAAAAAAACAGGAAATGGAAAGAAAGAAGAATCTTATCTGAGCGCTTTAATATGTGACGACCGGAATTGTCCGTATCGAAGGCTGTGTATTTATTGTAAAGAATCTTTCCAAAGTGCTTTCATCTGTTACGACCTCTTCCCTAAGGATGCAAGTGTCAGGATTAGAGATGGTGTAAAAATAGATCCAAGAAGCCAGACTGCGGAAAAAAGTGGAAAATATGACTTTGAATTGATAGAAGAAAATGCTGAATTTGATCTTTTCTGGGAATTAACTCTCAGAGGGAATAATTCGAAAGAAAAGTACCAGAAGATTCTTGCAACACTTATTGATGTCCTTAAAAATGGCAAATTGTCCATAGGTGCTAAAACAAACAGCGGATTTGGAAGGTGCGAGCTTCAGGATATCCATGTAATTCATTTAGATTTTAATAATAAAAATGATGTTTTGGAATGGTTAAAACAGGAATGGCAGAAATCGGACTATCAGGGAGAGGGATCGGAATGGAAAATGGAACCGTACCTGATAGAAAATAGAACCTTCTCGATCGATGCAAAATTTGCCATAAAAAATTCCATAATTATCCGGGCTTATTCTGAAAAAGCTAATATGCCCGATTCAACAAGCCTGACTTCAGCCGGTAAATACGTACTCCCAGGAACCTCCTTAAAAGGAGCAATCAGGCACAGGGCATTAAAAATTCTCAAAACCCTTAATCCCAAAGAGAATACTGCTGAAGATAAGATCGATTGCTTATTCGGTATTGCCGGGAAGAATTTAAAATGTGGAGATAAAAGAGATTGTGACGAGTCTAAAGCAGAAATAAAGAGCCGTGTCCAGGTTGAAGAAACTAAAATCACCAATGTTGAGCCTGAATTACAGACAAGGATTAAAATAGACCGTTTCACTGGAGGGACTGTAAAATCAGCCCTTTTTGAGAGCATGCCTCTCTGGTCAAAAGGAAATGACGAAGCTCTAAATGTAAAAATCAAAATTGAAAAATATGAGCCATGGGAAGCGGGTCTGATGATGCAGGTTCTTAAGGACCTATGGTGCGGAGATCTTGCAATCGGTGGAGAGAAAAATGTAGGAAGAGGCGTTTTGCAGGGACTTTCTGCCGCAATAAAATGGGAAGATAAAGAGCTTTCGATTGAAGAAAAAGAAGGAAATTTAATTTTTTCTGACAAGGATGCTGTTGAAGAGTTGAACAGGTTTGCAGTAAGTGTCAAACAGGAGCTGGAAGCATGA
- a CDS encoding RAMP superfamily CRISPR-associated protein, whose amino-acid sequence MSSFNLNIGLLSDTLIGSGEGWGATIDSDIVFDKYGLPYIPAKRIKGCLRESAVEVLEIFEKASIGFVSQKEIDSLFGEIGQTESGELSFSNAYIEDYALNKQWVEWLEDKHRSIFSKDTVLNTFTSIRRQTAIKKEGIKKEHSLRTSRVLNRGLKFSAKMETSGEIEIEKVDFLSFAARNLRHIGTNRNRGFGLVSCSLSGEQVPEYDESIVKLRKLVEV is encoded by the coding sequence ATGTCCAGCTTTAACCTGAATATTGGACTTCTTTCTGACACTCTTATAGGATCAGGTGAAGGATGGGGAGCTACAATTGATTCTGACATTGTTTTTGATAAATATGGGCTTCCATACATTCCTGCAAAAAGGATCAAAGGCTGCCTCAGGGAATCAGCAGTAGAAGTACTGGAAATATTCGAAAAAGCAAGTATTGGGTTCGTTTCACAAAAAGAAATCGATTCTCTTTTCGGGGAAATAGGCCAAACGGAAAGTGGTGAGCTTTCTTTTTCAAATGCTTACATCGAAGATTATGCTTTAAACAAGCAGTGGGTTGAGTGGCTGGAAGACAAACATAGAAGTATTTTTTCAAAAGACACTGTCCTCAATACTTTCACTTCTATCCGGCGACAGACAGCTATTAAGAAAGAAGGAATAAAAAAAGAACATTCTCTAAGGACGTCAAGAGTCCTGAACAGAGGATTAAAGTTCTCTGCAAAGATGGAAACTTCAGGAGAAATAGAAATCGAAAAAGTTGATTTTCTATCCTTTGCTGCTAGGAATTTGAGACATATTGGCACAAACAGGAACAGGGGATTCGGGCTTGTAAGCTGTTCTTTAAGTGGAGAACAGGTTCCCGAATATGATGAATCCATTGTAAAGCTTCGAAAATTGGTGGAGGTTTAA